A section of the Spirosoma pollinicola genome encodes:
- a CDS encoding CCA tRNA nucleotidyltransferase codes for MNFSDTLHKNPVFDVIAQQADALGVQTYVIGGFVRDLVLGRPSKDIDVVCIGSGIALAEAVGKALRTNVAVFPNFGTAMLKSTVPAGEEEWEVEFVGARKESYRSDSRKPIVEDGTLEDDQNRRDFTINAMGISLNRNANSSTAFGELLDPFEGLKDLKRKIIRTPLNPDITFSDDPLRMMRAIRFASQLGFDIEPDTFDAIVRMNERITIVSRERVTDELNKIILSPTPSYGFKLLYHAGLLERIFPELIALKGVETIEGKGHKDNFYHTLQVLDNIASRAEPTKYAGEADNELWLRWAALLHDIAKPATKRFDQKVGWTFHGHEDMGSRWVPGIFRTMKLPLNEHMRFVQRLVRLHLRPIALTKEQITDSALRRLLVDAGDDLEGLMALCRADITSKNYERVQKHLRNFDRVERKLQDLEERDKLRSFQPVITGEFIMETFGLPPSKEVGELKAALREAILDGLVTNTLEDAYPFLLEEGRKRGLNAVA; via the coding sequence ATGAATTTTAGCGACACCTTACATAAGAATCCGGTTTTTGATGTCATTGCTCAACAAGCCGATGCGCTTGGTGTGCAAACCTACGTCATTGGTGGATTTGTGCGTGATCTGGTTTTGGGGCGTCCGTCGAAAGATATTGATGTAGTATGTATTGGCAGCGGCATTGCCCTGGCCGAAGCCGTTGGGAAAGCCCTTCGAACAAATGTAGCCGTGTTTCCTAATTTCGGAACGGCCATGCTCAAATCCACCGTGCCAGCAGGTGAAGAGGAGTGGGAGGTCGAATTTGTTGGTGCTCGTAAGGAGTCGTATCGAAGCGATTCGCGCAAACCGATTGTAGAAGATGGTACGCTCGAAGATGACCAAAATCGCCGGGATTTTACCATCAATGCCATGGGTATCAGCTTGAATCGCAACGCCAATTCGTCTACAGCGTTTGGTGAACTGCTCGATCCATTTGAGGGATTAAAAGACCTCAAGCGAAAAATTATCCGTACGCCCCTCAACCCCGATATCACCTTTTCCGACGATCCACTGCGCATGATGCGGGCCATTCGATTTGCCTCGCAGCTGGGTTTCGATATCGAGCCCGATACGTTTGATGCCATTGTGCGGATGAACGAACGAATTACCATTGTTTCGCGGGAGCGTGTTACAGATGAACTGAATAAAATCATCCTGTCGCCCACGCCTTCGTATGGATTCAAACTGCTTTATCACGCTGGCTTACTGGAGCGGATCTTCCCGGAATTGATCGCTTTAAAGGGTGTTGAAACCATAGAAGGGAAGGGTCACAAAGATAATTTTTACCATACGCTTCAGGTTCTCGATAACATTGCCAGTCGCGCTGAGCCAACGAAATATGCCGGGGAGGCTGACAATGAACTTTGGCTACGCTGGGCGGCTCTTTTGCACGATATTGCCAAACCGGCTACGAAACGTTTCGACCAGAAAGTTGGCTGGACATTTCACGGTCACGAAGATATGGGCTCGCGTTGGGTGCCGGGTATCTTCCGGACAATGAAACTGCCCCTAAACGAACACATGCGGTTTGTACAGCGGCTCGTGCGCCTGCATTTGCGGCCTATTGCCCTCACAAAAGAGCAAATCACCGACTCTGCCCTTCGACGGCTGCTTGTTGACGCAGGCGATGACTTGGAGGGACTAATGGCCCTCTGCCGCGCCGACATTACGTCGAAAAACTATGAGCGAGTCCAAAAACACCTGCGTAATTTCGATCGCGTAGAGCGAAAGCTTCAAGACCTTGAGGAACGCGATAAACTTCGTAGTTTTCAGCCGGTTATTACGGGTGAGTTTATCATGGAAACATTTGGATTGCCCCCATCGAAAGAAGTAGGGGAGTTGAAAGCTGCTTTACGCGAAGCCATCCTGGATGGTCTCGTTACGAATACACTCGAAGACGCCTATCCATTCTTACTTGAAGAAGGCCGTAAACGTGGATTGAACGCAGTTGCATAA
- a CDS encoding L-threonylcarbamoyladenylate synthase, which produces MTTDIRDLAYKLRQGQLIALADETGWSVVADPVNDSAVEKLLTLQAFIPAGLQPTVLIHSADQLGMYVAKLPEIAYDLVDFTEIPLTVIFEQGKNLSTVLWRSVETITGAAGQPTGEVAVRRLLNPDLQRLISSFGRGVLSIPLEALSLPPAAEALIAERMGSLPGMPKRSRIMRLAVNGEINFIRK; this is translated from the coding sequence ATGACTACAGACATTCGCGATCTCGCTTACAAACTCAGACAGGGACAACTTATTGCGCTTGCCGACGAAACAGGCTGGTCTGTGGTTGCCGACCCCGTTAATGATTCGGCTGTGGAGAAACTGTTGACCCTACAGGCGTTTATACCCGCTGGTTTGCAGCCAACTGTGCTCATTCATAGCGCCGATCAGTTGGGCATGTATGTAGCGAAACTCCCGGAGATAGCCTACGATCTGGTTGATTTTACAGAAATTCCGTTAACTGTTATCTTCGAACAGGGCAAGAACCTGTCAACGGTTTTGTGGCGGTCTGTGGAAACAATAACGGGTGCCGCCGGACAACCAACGGGCGAAGTAGCTGTTCGACGCCTGTTGAACCCCGATTTACAGCGCCTGATCAGCAGTTTCGGGCGGGGAGTGCTCTCTATTCCACTGGAAGCGTTGAGTTTGCCCCCTGCCGCCGAAGCCCTCATTGCCGAGAGAATGGGGTCACTGCCGGGCATGCCAAAACGATCACGCATTATGCGATTGGCAGTTAATGGGGAAATTAATTTTATCAGAAAATAG